One Spirochaetota bacterium genomic window carries:
- a CDS encoding ATP-binding protein, with the protein MLIHEAMSFFAQIKKKGYARNVSEFFMRLALDEALENALRHGNNYDHSKAIVFRMKGDKTKIKVTIQDQGKGFRPDRIANPLHGNNRYAPNGRGLHLLTNIGDVSWNSEGNCVSIELSK; encoded by the coding sequence ATGTTGATTCATGAAGCCATGAGTTTCTTTGCCCAAATAAAGAAGAAGGGGTATGCACGGAACGTATCTGAGTTCTTTATGCGCCTCGCGCTGGACGAAGCCCTTGAAAATGCCCTCCGTCACGGCAATAATTACGATCATTCTAAAGCCATTGTTTTCAGGATGAAGGGCGATAAAACCAAGATAAAAGTCACCATCCAGGATCAGGGAAAGGGCTTCCGTCCGGACCGGATCGCGAATCCCCTCCATGGCAATAACAGGTACGCGCCCAACGGCCGCGGTCTCCACTTGTTGACGAACATCGGCGATGTTTCGTGGAACAGTGAAGGCAACTGCGTTTCAATTGAATTATCGAAATGA
- a CDS encoding argininosuccinate synthase, whose product MDIKKVVLAYSGGLDTSILVKWLIETYGCEVVCVAGDVGQDEELDGLEEKAKKTGASKCYIEDLKEEFVSGYVFKAIKANAIYENRYLMGTSLARPIIAQRQVEIALKEKADAVCHGATGKGNDQVRFEMTYMALAPELKIIAPWRFWDLDSRSKLFDYAAKHGIPVPVTKDKPYSMDRNILHISYEGGILEDPYNEPDESMFILTKSPEKAPDKPTYVEIGFEKGNPVSLDGKKLGPVELMRQLNKIAGENGVGRVDIVENRLVGIKSRGVYETPAGTVLHAAHRDLEAITLDRETQHLKDRLAHEYAELVYYGLWFTKKREALDAFIEETQKNVTGTVRVKLYKGSCMAVGRKSPVTLYEPDIATFDASSLYDQKDASGFMKIFGLPIRVEALLSQKRK is encoded by the coding sequence ATGGATATAAAAAAAGTCGTTCTTGCCTATTCCGGAGGTCTCGACACCTCAATACTGGTCAAGTGGCTCATTGAAACGTACGGCTGCGAGGTCGTCTGTGTCGCCGGCGACGTGGGACAGGATGAGGAGCTGGACGGCCTTGAGGAAAAGGCCAAAAAGACCGGCGCGAGCAAATGCTACATCGAAGACCTGAAAGAGGAATTCGTGTCCGGATACGTGTTCAAGGCCATAAAGGCCAACGCCATATATGAAAACCGGTATCTCATGGGCACCTCCCTGGCCCGGCCCATCATCGCCCAGCGCCAGGTGGAGATCGCCCTCAAGGAAAAGGCCGACGCCGTATGCCACGGCGCCACCGGCAAGGGGAACGACCAGGTGCGCTTCGAGATGACCTACATGGCCCTGGCCCCGGAGCTGAAGATCATCGCTCCCTGGCGGTTTTGGGACCTCGATTCGCGCTCGAAGCTCTTCGACTACGCCGCGAAGCACGGTATTCCGGTCCCGGTGACCAAGGACAAGCCCTATAGCATGGACCGCAATATTCTCCACATCTCCTACGAGGGAGGGATCCTTGAAGACCCCTATAATGAGCCCGACGAGAGCATGTTCATCCTGACGAAATCGCCGGAAAAGGCCCCGGACAAGCCCACCTACGTCGAGATAGGCTTTGAGAAGGGCAACCCCGTATCGCTTGACGGAAAGAAGCTCGGTCCCGTGGAGCTTATGAGACAACTCAATAAAATCGCCGGAGAGAACGGCGTGGGCCGCGTCGATATCGTCGAGAACCGCCTGGTGGGCATCAAGTCCCGCGGCGTCTACGAGACCCCGGCCGGAACGGTGCTCCACGCCGCCCACCGCGACCTGGAGGCGATCACCCTCGACCGCGAGACCCAGCACCTGAAGGACCGGCTGGCCCATGAGTACGCCGAGCTGGTCTACTACGGCCTCTGGTTCACGAAAAAGCGCGAGGCCCTGGACGCCTTCATCGAGGAAACGCAGAAGAACGTCACCGGCACCGTGCGGGTGAAGCTCTACAAGGGAAGCTGCATGGCGGTCGGAAGAAAATCGCCGGTCACCCTGTACGAGCCGGACATCGCCACCTTCGACGCGAGCTCGCTCTACGACCAGAAGGACGCGTCGGGATTCATGAAAATCTTCGGCCTGCCCATCCGGGTCGAGGCTCTGCTGAGCCAGAAGAGAAAATAA